GGAAATCGGCCATTTTGTAACGGCTGTAGACCACCGCGAACGGGATTTGAGCTCGTCTGCCTACCTGGGCGATCTGCTGGTGACAGCTTACTCGCAGTTTAGCCGTAACCGTCTTTTCGGCAATATGATCGGCCGGGGATATAGTGTAAAGGCCGCGCAGCTCGAAATGAAAATGATCGCTGAGGGTTATTATGCTACCAAAAGCATTCATTCACTCAATAATGTCCACCATGTTAACCTGCCGATTACGAATGCGGTTTACAGTATTTTATATGAGGACCAAGCGCCCTCAGTAGTAATGGAAGAGTTGAAGAAATTGCTGAAATAAATAGCCTGTTTAGTGCCATGCCAGGTACTTTTCAATACATCTCATTTTAAACCCAATTATGACTATTTCTAAAAAACTCTATACCTGTGTAGCAGCCGGTCTTTTGCTGGGTACTATCATACTATCTTCCTGTAATTCAAAAAAGTCGGAAACTGAGGAAGGTGAAAACGCTGATTCCCTGGCTGGTAAGAAAGAATTTGTTTTTGGCGACGACCGTCCATTTGCGCAATGTCACGCATCTACATTGGTACGTTTGAACGACGGCCAGTTTCTGGTCGCATGGTTTGGCGGGACCGAAGAGAAAAATCCTGACGTAGGAATATGGGTTTCAAAAGGCAGGCCGGGAAATTGGAGTGCGCCGAAAGAAGTGGCTAAAATCCGTGAGGACGCACATTGGAACCCGGTTTTGCAGAAAACTGCGGATGGGAAAGTGATTTTGTATTTCAAAGTAGGAAAAGAAATCGCGCAATGGGAGACTTGGGTAAAAACGTCGGCTGACAATGGGGAAACCTGGTCGGAGGCTTATGAATTGGTAAAAGGAGACAAAGGCGGAAGAGGGCCAGTTAAAAATAAACTGATCGAGCTTTCCAATGGCGATTGGCTAGCTGGCGCTTCCAATGAAGTGAACCGCTGGGAAGTATTTGTAGACAGGAGCACCGATAAAGGTAAAACCTGGACTGCCAGCCCATATTTCAAGATCGATACTATGGAAATCAAAGGCAAAGGGGCCATTCAACCTACATTGTGGGAATCTACGCCGGGTAATGTGCATATGCTGATCAGGACAACTGGTGGTGTGATTGCACGCAGCGATTCAAAAGACTTTGGTAAAACCTGGTCAACCATTAAAAAAACAAGCTTGCCTAACCCCAACAGCGGCATTGACCTGACTAAAATTGCGGACGGTACATTGGTGCTGGCTTACAACCCTGACGACCGAAACTGGGGCTCACGCTCACCGCTTTCACTGATCCTGTCGTACGATAATGGCCAAAACTGGACGGATAAGATCGACATTGCCACTGGTAAAAAGGAAGACGAATATTCTTACCCAGCAATTATCAGCTGGGGCGACTCAGTAGCAGTTACTTATACATTCAACCGCCGGAAAGTCGCTTTCTGGACGGGTAGTAAAAAAGACATTGTTGAACTGGCAGCGAAAGAGAAAAAATAGTATCAGTAACCTTGTAGTTCAAGGTCATAAGATTCCAGCATTTCAACACGTTTGCCCATTTTTTTCTGAATGATCTTGAAATGATGGACGTCTTCGGGACAAACCAATGATAATGC
The genomic region above belongs to Dyadobacter pollutisoli and contains:
- a CDS encoding sialidase family protein, yielding MTISKKLYTCVAAGLLLGTIILSSCNSKKSETEEGENADSLAGKKEFVFGDDRPFAQCHASTLVRLNDGQFLVAWFGGTEEKNPDVGIWVSKGRPGNWSAPKEVAKIREDAHWNPVLQKTADGKVILYFKVGKEIAQWETWVKTSADNGETWSEAYELVKGDKGGRGPVKNKLIELSNGDWLAGASNEVNRWEVFVDRSTDKGKTWTASPYFKIDTMEIKGKGAIQPTLWESTPGNVHMLIRTTGGVIARSDSKDFGKTWSTIKKTSLPNPNSGIDLTKIADGTLVLAYNPDDRNWGSRSPLSLILSYDNGQNWTDKIDIATGKKEDEYSYPAIISWGDSVAVTYTFNRRKVAFWTGSKKDIVELAAKEKK